A genomic region of Methanofollis fontis contains the following coding sequences:
- a CDS encoding DUF5350 family protein, producing the protein MGKTGTTTWAQVKNVAGKIRLVRAQESNTKKPGPNQRFKASSTLKKIAAEAERQQGRGGRNQRGGRGGRGGRGRGGQQMNDPRIRRRMPRSKTTALGVKAKSR; encoded by the coding sequence ATGGGCAAAACAGGAACCACCACCTGGGCACAGGTGAAAAATGTCGCAGGCAAGATCCGCCTGGTGAGAGCACAGGAGTCGAACACGAAGAAGCCCGGTCCGAACCAGCGCTTCAAGGCATCGTCGACCCTGAAGAAGATCGCCGCTGAAGCCGAGCGCCAGCAGGGCCGCGGCGGCAGGAACCAGCGCGGTGGCCGCGGCGGTCGCGGCGGCCGCGGTCGCGGCGGTCAGCAGATGAACGACCCCAGGATCCGCCGGCGCATGCCGCGGTCCAAGACCACCGCCCTTGGCGTGAAGGCAAAGTCCCGGTAA